gtttggcggtacccgggtctgtgctagagactcgggggatcatggaattgtctccccaatgccagaatggcattggggtgacaattccatgatcttagacatgttacatggccatgttcggagttaccattgtgatgctatacataggtagtgacctatgtatagagcacgcatgaaatggtgtccccgcactcacaaattccggggaatttggcctgaacgatgtgggggcaccttggctagtgccagggtgcccacacactaagtaagtttgcacccagccttcaccaggtgaagggtagacatataggtgacttataagttacttaagtgcagtggtaaatggctgtgagataacgtggacattatttcactcaggctgcagtggcaggcctgtgtaagaattgtcagagctccctatgggtggcaaaagaaatgctgcagcccatagggatctcctggtacctcagtaccatatactagggaattataagggtgttccagtatgccaatgtgaattggtgaaattggtcactagcctgttagtgacaatttagaaagcagagagagtataaccactgaggttctggttagcagagcctcagtgagacagttagtcatcacacagggaacacatacagtgcacacttatgagcactggggacctggctggcagggtcccagtgacacacactaaaacaacatatatacagtgaaatatggggttaacatgccaggcaagatggtactttcctacacaggggtaCTGCTGACCATCCTACAAGGTATCTCCGCCACTCTTAACTGGAGGTTTTTGACCATCAGCGAAGGTGACCAGTACAAATATGTTGTCGGCCACATCCTTACCAAAAATGGAGAGGATGGAATCAAATATATATCTCTGTGAAGGAGTGAGACGAGCCAATGAGGACTGGACTACAAAGCATACTGCGTCGAGATGATCAACACCACCGGGTGTTGAAAAGAACTCTCTTATCTGTTCAACTATGAACCTGTCTTGATCGATGCCTCTAGTGTCCCCGAATCCTGGTGTGTCTATAATAGTGAGGCTGTGTGGCACCTGGAAACCCTCCTGGTGAATGAGGTGATACGAAGTTATTGAAGAGGTCTGTCTCTCTGCTTGTGTACTATTGGTCTCTTCGTCAATTAGTTTAAATCTGAAATCATCCTCCCACTTAACTCCTAAAATGTAGTTGGTCATCCCGTTGAATAAAGTGGTCTTTCCTGATCCTGTTGCTCCAAGAAGCATGATGACCTTGCCATTGGAAGCATGTTTCCGGGGTCCAAACGTGCACATCTGACGATGTCCATCCTTGTCAATCTTCCGTCTGTCAAGCAGAAGTTTGTGAATGGACGGCTTGCTCTTCTCCTTCTCAATCTGAATGCTTTTCTTCAGAAAATCCTTTGCCGAACTGACCTTGTGATCTGTTGATAGAAAAGTGTACACACTGTTACATATTCTTGGATACAGTTAAATACCAAGCAGATTATTAAGCAGTGTTAATGGTCAAAATAATTATTCAGTAACTGGTTTTCTGATTGCCTCTTTTTACATTTATAGATTCAGTACTAGATAATGCATCTCTGTTGCTGCATTCGGCTCAATGTACATTTTGTATCAACTAAGTTAAATTTAGGGGCACAAAATATGCCATCTGAGGGCATAACCCCAATGGACCTAATTCAGGATTTGCAGCTATTTAAATCCACTGAATTTACTGTCAAAAACATGCACCAAGCTGGCTGTATTACCATTGGTTCACTTTAGATTGTGGTAGGATGGCCATTCGAAAGATGGGAAGCATCTGTGGAGTAGTAATTGTTGGACATCCAAATCTTTTGTAGCCCCAAAAAGGTTAAAGTGAGCGCACGCATTGGGCAGAGAGCCAGAAAAGCCGGATATTTTAAGGCAAGCACAATATTAATATACTCAGTTGTAGGAGGAAAGCAATGAATGGTAGATTTGCAGATTTCAGCAGAGTGCTGTGGTCAGTTCAAACTTGGGAGTTCATGgtaatttatctatctatctatctatctatctatctatctatctatctctctctctgtggcTGTCTGGCTATCAGGCGTCTTGATGTGGTTATTGCACAACATGCAGTGGTATAAACATCCATATATAACAAGGAACTGTGAAATACACATTTCATCGTCATAACAACAAACCCCACATTATTACGTAATCCTGCAGCCGAAGGATCACATACATACGTTGACATTACCATTGCCCAAAGGTTTTCAACAATTTGTTCAGGAACGTTAAACAAACCATAAAGATTGTAATGCCAAGCCACACCCATTTGCACTAGCTTGTGTTCCTTTGCATCAAGGTGGCGTCCTCTGGGTCGCACAGGGGAGCCGCGCTACCACCCATGGTTTCCGACAAAAAGCATTAACAAATGTAGACAGGGTGTTTTGTTCCGTGAGGCGAGCTTTAATTTGgagatatgtatttatttattcaaacaTTTCACACTTTCACAGGTGGTGcagtgtaaagcacacatacaaTGTTTGAAACGTTGAACAGTCTTGAtaacgtttttttttaaactggaggagTACCCTTCCAGTGCACAATCTTTGCTAGACAGCATATGCCAAGGTGTGTGTGACGGGACGGAATCTGTTCGCCCGtactcggacttcacttgtgctgacactgccactggtgggcccaggcagcccagtttaccTTCCCATGATTGGCTGGACGCTTTCAagcggcgggatgtcaggaagttaaaatcgccgctaCCGGAGTTGACGGCGTCTGGGTTTTGTAAGGAAGGAGTTAGAGGCGATCGAGGACCAGTGAAACATCATCAAAACGAGGAGTTGGCGGGAAACCATACAGACGTTGGGAGCGGAAGACGGAGCCAAAGGACTACACGGAGGCAGGAGGAGCACTCGTATCCTGAAGGAGACGGCTGGAGACGAGCATCGGACACACTGAAGCCCAgagaccgggaggacgagctgctgcatcccgccacgcttctggagaagcgtggcagtacaggtgcgtggtATCACGAGCCTGAACCTTAGTAAAagtggggagagtgagagagagagagagagtcaaacaagggcacaaacacagcacaacaagtggagaaggagtggaaggaagggagggggagggctggaaAACACTTACCACTAACACCGTAGAAAACAATAAGAGTTTAAATCACCGAAGTCATCGCGCACACAGGATCACGAGcatggtaggggggggggggggcgagcacAACCATAAAAAAGAAAAGATTGATACATATACGAAGACTGGAAAGGATAGTATCAGGAATAGAAAGTGAgggtaaaaggaaaataaaaatgcaaaacttACCATACGACAGAAGTGCCTAGACCACTTACCActactgttctcttctttctgcatgtacctcccggggaaCCCCTACGGAAgcggaacagaaaaaaggagagtGAAGACCTGAATACAGACAACCCCATACCACCGTAAACCCAGCAATTAATGACCATAAAAACGTACCTGCACTTGCTTCATCTATAATATTCTAATAAACCTTCTTTGTGTTCACACTTGGAACTCTGTCGGAGTAATTCCTTCTCTACCATCCGgtcacagtgtgtgtgtatgtgtgtgtgtgtgtgtggggcgtaAGGCAACCAGGTTGTGCACTTGCACGTGGATAAGAGTATCATCGTCACATCTTTGAACTGGCATTGCACTGCTCTCTCCCCAATACAACACAGAGcagaaactttgggccagattttcAAGGCTCTAGCGTCTCCTTGTTCCATAGTAGAGTCATTTTATTACATTAATTTAATTTCCAGTTGTCaattttcactgcgccatatttacaaagtagcacaatgcatccagtgtgccactttgcgaccccttgtgccacattatgcctgcgtcaggcataatgtattcaaggggggaaTTTCCGCATTAGGGAGCCCacaaatatggcgcagtgaaatctacaagatttcactgcactatttttggcatcaaagcaggcattaaattgaTGCACCCATTCTaagcaatgggcctccttgcactttgttgcactagcgtcaacattattGGCTTAAAGTGTGTCTTTGTGCACAGTATTGTAATCTTGGATAACTTTACATTTCATCTGCTGCCTCACTGGCAATACTGGACCATATTACGCAGTTACCCATTACATATCCTCTATATTACATGCTTGCTGCTGTCATAGCACAGGATACAGTGGTGTTAAAACGATATAAGTTTTCTCAGGGAACCGTGAAATAAGTGAACTATTTCATGGTTCATGTGAAATACTATCTTCATTATCTTAACACTCACCCCCAAACAACGGTGCAGTGTCAGGGCCAATACGATTATGCGGCAAGATTATGTAATTTATATTAAGATTTTCTAAACtatgtggcaaaaatggcaaataatGCAGCACCTTATCTGACAGTAATATTGTCATCCATTTGTGCCAGAAACACgatttttgtgaaatctgcaaagTATGCAAGTTAAGTGACAAATGTCATAAATTCATGGTAATGGCGACTAATCCAGAGATTCAGTGGGTCACGTTCACTTACAGTTCTGCTCACATATGCAGGCCGGTTGTTACTTGAATTAAAaatgttgtcatgcaagaaatgaatcacagAGGCCTTTTTATTACAGAAAGCTTAAATTACATTTACCTTGACATTTACCAACGATTATGTGAGTGACGGTGGTGCAGTGCTCAAAGTGAGGGTTCTGTGACAATAAAACTAGTGAGCCCCATTATAATATTTACTCACACGGATGTCCACTGCTGCATGTTACATTCCTTGAGAATAAATGTTCGTAGGTGATCAAACCCTGAGTTTAGTCCATTCCGACACTTCTAAGGTCTCATCAGAACGTGAAACTTGTCCTCACTCTCATTTCCTTACAAACTGTAGTTAATACACTGGAGAGGAGGCGCTTTTTATGCAGCCCATGTGTGTTAATGGGGTAGCAGACAAAATTCAAAACAACCGCCCAGTGCTGAATGCACACGATCAACCAGGAATCAAAGCCAATACTTTCCCACTCCTAGTGCATCGAACTTGTCTTCTGCTGAAACTTCCCAATAAAAACGTTCATCCTCTTGACTTTGGCATACAAAATGTTGCTAAGCATGGGTCAAACTAGAGGGGGGAGGGGTCACAAAAGAGACATTTCCTATTTTTTCCTCATTAGTATTCATTTCTCTTCTATACAGAAATATGGCTGAACAGAATCGCACCAAACTTAGCAGGACAGTAAAATTGTGGTCAAGGCAGTGCCTCTGCTTGCCCCAGTGGAAATCTGTGCAGTGGTTTTCAATTAGTGTTTACATTCTATTCAGTCGGGGCATGAATGCGTTAAATAGCAGAAATATTTTGAGAGTTGGAAGAAAGTCATGGTAGTGTGCTGAAACTATGGTGCTTATTTAGCGCCGTCGCAGCAACATGTTTTTTTAAGCTGTGGCGGCGCTAAAATAACTCCATAAATACAAACTGAGgctagaggcctctagcgtcaCTTTTTCCAAcccagcgccattttttaacagagTCGCATCTGGCTGCGTCACataccgacaatgatatgcaaagtaggcagtCCCCCTTA
The genomic region above belongs to Pleurodeles waltl isolate 20211129_DDA chromosome 1_1, aPleWal1.hap1.20221129, whole genome shotgun sequence and contains:
- the LOC138288518 gene encoding uncharacterized protein; this encodes MKQVQGFPGRYMQKEENSSDHKVSSAKDFLKKSIQIEKEKSKPSIHKLLLDRRKIDKDGHRQMCTFGPRKHASNGKVIMLLGATGSGKTTLFNGMTNYILGVKWEDDFRFKLIDEETNSTQAERQTSSITSYHLIHQEGFQVPHSLTIIDTPGFGDTRGIDQDRFIVEQIREFFSTPGGVDHLDAVCFVVQSSLARLTPSQRYIFDSILSIFGKDVADNIFVLVTFADGQKPPVKSGGDTLNLPRVKGQLREGTRRSEEKVAELIDEFSKCLQRLEEINLKPKPISTPEYIDLLIMSEKEEAKPGYLDCIQSLTAMKQRVVLITNVCKREELMSSSHAPSGSQKSTMGSIFQSLKNWIKYK